One Trichomycterus rosablanca isolate fTriRos1 chromosome 10, fTriRos1.hap1, whole genome shotgun sequence DNA window includes the following coding sequences:
- the scn4aa gene encoding sodium channel protein type 4 subunit alpha A translates to MALLGTDVFRRFTPESLAEIERLIGERNARAEAEEPQSEPAAPSADLEAGKTLPNIYGDPPPELLNTPLEDIDPFYKAQRTFIVISRGNTIYRFNAEPSCYILSPFSLLRRGAIKILIHSLFSMFIMITILSNCVFMTMSNPPAWSKIVEYVFTGIYTFEATVKLLSRGFCVGPFTFLRDPWNWLDFMVISMAYITEFVDLGNVSVLRTFRVLRALKTITVIPGLKTIVGALIQSVKKMVDVMILTTFALAVFALIGLQLFMGNLRQKCIRWPILNITATDANSTLSYNSSFINDTFDFTAYIENEENQYFLEGSLDALLCGNSSDAGKCPELYTCMKAGRNPNYGYTSYDTFGWAFLALFRLMTQDFWENLFQLTLRAAGKTYMIFFVVVIFLGSFYLINLILAVVAMAYEEQNQATLAEAREKEEKFQRMLEQLNNQEHQMVNSVASLASHTSRSRASETAEDGDEVIKDCNGRIIPRLVINRAPSHIKETEDDQKTDDMSISSKHSMMYLEQPELFKRTASVMSVLTTTREELEEAQRPCPPGWYKFADTFLKWDCCETWVIFKKWVHFVVMDPFVDLGITICIVLNTLFMAMEHYPMSPEFEHVLSVGNLVFTGIFTAEMVFKLIALDPYYYFQVGWNIFDSIIVTLSLVELGLANVQGLSVLRSFRLLRVFKLAKSWPTLNMLIKIIGNSVGALGNLTLVLAIIVFIFAVVGMQLFGKSYKHCVCKIAQDCELPRWHMNDFFHSFLIVFRILCGEWIETMWDCMEVAGAGMCFMVFLMVMVIGNLVVLNLFLALLLSSFSGDNLSGGDEDGELNNLQIAIGRITRGIGWVRSFIVGMILKLLCRRSPEDEEEGGGGDEEDKKETIILNHFDDGKMADGVSNSLEAQTLNVPIAKEESDDEDDDDEEESDGPSEADAEEKCALNDGDSSECSTVDYRPPEPPPEEDEEEPEPDDPEACFTEGCVRRWPCLDVDISQGRGKSWWNLRRTCFTIVEHDYFETFIIFMILLSSGALAFEDIYIEQRRVIKIILEYADKVFTYIFIVEMLLKWVAYGFKTYFTNAWCWLDFLIVDVSIISLTANWLGYSELGPIKSLRTLRALRPLRALSRFEGMRVVVNALVGAIPSIMNVLLVCLIFWLIFSIMGVNLFAGKFYRCINSTTEELLPLHQVNNLSDCMVLIQTNEARWVNVKVNFDNVGLGYLSLLQVATFKGWMDIMYAAVDSREVEEQPSYEINIYMYLYFVIFIIFGAFFTLNLFIGVIIDNFNQQKQKFGGEDLFMTEEQKKYYNAMKKLGSKKPVKPIPRPANKLQGMVFDFISQQIFDIFIMVLICLNMVTMMVETDDQSDEKEHVLYQINLVFIVVFTSECFLKIIALRQYFFTMGWNVFDFIVVILSIAGLMLSDIIEKYFVSPTLFRVIRLARIGRVLRLIKGAKGIRTLLFALMMSLPALFNIGLLLFLIMFIFSIFGMSNFAYVKKAAGIDDIFNFETFGNSILCLFEITTSAGWDGLLLPMLNSGPPDCDPHAENPGSDVKGNCGSPGMGIMFFCSYIIMSFLVVVNMYIAIILENFNVAQEESGDLLCEDDFEMFTETWEKFDTEATQFLDYDRVFEFVDALQEPLRIHKPNRLTLIGMNLPVVSGDKIHCVDIMLAVTQHVLGDTTEMAAMKESIEAKFTMNNPTTASFEPITTTLRRKEEDRAAALIQRAYRRHIFKRSVRHACYMHRSKRKNARRHEDNTPPETEGLVARKMNTLYGSNADLAMALELQARPTPANRASSGLTAPVTYSRPQGRMMVVPVEVRSDTVLRSTPPTIGDF, encoded by the exons ATGGCACTCCTGGGCACCGATGTGTTCCGGCGCTTCACTCCGGAGTCGCTGGCAGAGATCGAGAGGCTCATCGGGGAGCGGAACGCCAGGGCGGAAGCAGAGGAGCCGCAGTCGGAGCCGGCAGCACCCAGCGCCGACCTGGAGGCGGGAAAGACTCTGCCCAACATCTACGGAGATCCACCACCCGAGCTGCTCAACACGCCACTGGAGGACATCGATCCCTTCTACAAAGCACAGAGG aCTTTTATAGTGATCAGCAGAGGAAACACCATCTACAGGTTCAACGCTGAACCCTCCTGCTACATTCTCAGCCCCTTTAGCCTGCTCAGAAGAGGAGCCATTAAAATTCTCATACATTC GTTATTTAGCATGTTCATCATGATTACGATTCTGTCCAACTGTGTGTTCATGACGATGAGTAACCCGCCCGCCTGGAGTAAAATAGTAGA GTACGTGTTCACTGGTATTTATACGTTCGAGGCGACGGTGAAGCTTCTCTCCAGAGGGTTCTGTGTGGGACCGTTTACATTCCTCCGTGATCCGTGGAACTGGCTGGATTTCATGGTGATCAGCATGGC GTACATCACAGAATTTGTCGACCTCGGGAACGTTTCAGTGCTCCGGACGTTCCGTGTTCTCCGAGCTCTCAAAACCATCACCGTTATTCCTG GATTGAAGACCATCGTCGGCGCTCTGATCCAGTCGGTGAAGAAGATGGTGGACGTGATGATCCTGACTACCTTCGCTCTGGCCGTGTTCGCTCTCATCGGCCTGCAGCTCTTCATGGGGAACCTGCGTCAGAAATGCATCCGCTGGCCCATCCTCAACATCACCGCCACCGACGCCAACTCAACCCTGAGCTACAACTCCAGCTTCATCAACGACACCTTCGACTTCACCGCCTACATCGAGAACGAAG AGAACCAGTACTTTTTGGAGGGGAGCCTGGACGCCCTGTTGTGTGGGAACAGCTCGGACGCTGG GAAGTGCCCGGAATTGTACACGTGTATGAAGGCTGGAAGGAACCCGAACTACGGCTACACCAGCTACGATACGTTCGGATGGGCCTTCCTGGCTCTGTTCAGACTCATGACCCAGGACTTCTGGGAGAACCTCTTCCAACTG ACCCTACGTGCTGCTGGGAAAACCTACATGATCTTCTTTGTGGTGGTTATATTCCTGGGATCCTTTTACCTCATCAACCTAATCCTGGCCGTCGTCGCCATGGCATATGAGGAACAGAACCAGGCCACGCTGGCCGAGGCCCGAGAGAAAGAGGAAAAGTTCCAGAGAATGCTGGAACAGCTTAATAATCAGGAGCATCAG ATGGTGAACAGCGTGGCATCTCTGGCCAGTCACACGAGTCGAAGCAGAGCATCAGAAACGGCGGAGGACGGCGATGAGGTGATTAAGGACTGTAACGGCAGGATCATCCCCCGTCTGGTCATCAACAGAGCGCCGTCCCACATCAAG GAAACAGAGGACGATCAGAAAACTGACGACATGTCCATCTCATCCAAACACAGCATGATGTACCTGGAGCAACCTGAACTCTTCAAGAGAACTGCCAGCGTCATGAGTGTGCTCACCACCACCAGGGAAG AGTTGGAGGAAGCTCAGCGCCCGTGTCCTCCAGGCTGGTACAAGTTTGCTGACACGTTTCTGAAGTGGGACTGCTGTGAAACCTGGGTGATCTTTAAGAAGTGGGTCCATTTTGTGGTGATGGACCCGTTTGTGGACCTGGGCATCACCATCTGCATCGTCCTCAACACGCTCTTCATGGCTATGGAGCACTACCCCATGAGTCCGGAGTTCGAGCACGTGCTCTCCGTCGGTAATCTG GTCTTCACCGGGATCTTCACGGCTGAAATGGTCTTCAAGCTCATCGCCCTGGACCCCTACTACTACTTCCAGGTGGGCTGGAACATCTTCGACAGCATCATCGTCACCCTCAGCCTGGTGGAGCTGGGTCTGGCCAACGTGCAGGGTCTGTCGGTGCTCAGGTCCTTCCGTCTG CTGCGTGTCTTCAAACTGGCCAAGTCCTGGCCCACGCTCAACATGCTGATCAAGATCATCGGGAACTCTGTGGGCGCTCTGGGGAACCTGACCCTGGTGCTGGCCATCATCGTCTTCATCTTCGCCGTGGTGGGCATGCAGCTTTTCGGCAAGAGCTACAAGCACTGCGTGTGTAAGATCGCCCAGGACTGCGAGCTGCCCCGCTGGCACATGAACGACTTCTTTCACTCCTTCCTCATCGTGTTCCGCATCCTGTGTGGCGAGTGGATCGAGACCATGTGGGACTGCATGGAGGTGGCAGGAGCAGGAATGTGCTTTATGGTGTTCCTCATGGTCATGGTGATAGGGAACCTGGTG GTTCTGAACCTCTTCCTCGCTCTGCTCCTCAGCTCGTTCAGCGGCGACAACCTCTCCGGGGGTGACGAGGATGGAGAGCTAAACAACCTCCAGATTGCCATAGGCCGCATCACCCGGGGCATTGGCTGGGTCAGGAGCTTCATCGTGGGCATGATCCTCAAGCTGCTGTGCAGGAGGAGTCCTGAGGATGAGgaggaaggaggaggaggagacgaAGAGGACAAAAAGGAGACgatcattttaaatcattttgatGATGGGAAGATGGCGGACGGCGTGAGCAACTCTCTAGAGGCTCAGACTCTAAACGTGCCGATCGCCAAAGAAGAgtctgatgatgaagatgatgacgATGAGGAGGAGTCTGATGGTCCATCTGAAGCAGATGCAGAAGAAAAA TGTGCTCTGAATGATGGTGACTcctcagaatgcagcaccgtgGACTACAGGCCCCCAGAACCTCCACcagaggaggacgaggaggagcCTGAACCTGATGATCCAGAGGCCTGTTTCACTGAAG GCTGTGTGAGACGATGGCCCTGTCTGGACGTGGATATATCTCAGGGGAGAGGAAAGAGCTGGTGGAACCTCCGCAGGACCTGCTTCACCATCGTGGAACACGACTACTTTGAAACCTTCATCATCTTCATGATTCTCCTCAGTAGTGGAGCGCTG GCCTTTGAGGACATTTACATCGAGCAGCGACGGGTGATAAAGATTATCCTGGAGTACGCCGACAAAGTCTTCACCTACATCTTTATCGTGGAGATGCTGCTGAAGTGGGTGGCGTACGGCTTTAAGACCTACTTCACCAACGCCTGGTGCTGGCTGGACTTCCTGATTGTTGAC GTGTCGATCATCAGTCTGACGGCCAACTGGCTGGGCTACTCCGAACTGGGACCAATAAAATCCCTCCGAACCCTGAGGGCGCTCCGGCCGCTGCGTGCCTTGTCCAGATTCGAAGGCATGAGG GTGgttgtgaacgcgctggtgggCGCCATTCCTTCCATCATGAACGTGCTGCTGGTGTGTCTAATCTTCTGGCTGATCTTCAGCATCATGGGCGTCAACCTGTTCGCCGGGAAGTTCTACCGCTGCATCAACAGCACCACGGAGGAGCTGCTCCCCCTCCATCAGGTGAACAACCTGAGCGACTGCATGGTGCTCATACAGACCAATGAGGCGCGCTGGGTCAACGTCAAGGTCAACTTCGACAACGTGGGTTTGGGATACCTCTCCCTGCTGCAAGTG GCCACATTTAAAGGCTGGATGGACATCATGTACGCTGCAGTGGATTCCAGAGAG gTGGAGGAGCAGCCGTCCTATGAGATTAACATCTACATGTACCTTTACTTCGTTATCTTCATCATCTTTGGCGCATTCTTCACCCTTAACCTGTTCATTGGCGTCATCATTGACAACTTCAATCAGCAAAAGCAAAAG TTTGGGGGAGAAGACCTGTTCATGACGGAGGAGCAGAAGAAGTACTACAACGCCATGAAGAAGCTGGGATCTAAGAAGCCGGTGAAGCCCATACCACGCCCCGCG AACAAGCTCCAGGGAATGGTGTTTGACTTCATCTCACAGCAGATCTTCGACATTTTCATCATGGTGCTTATTTGCCTCAACATGGTGACCATGATGGTAGAGACGGACGACCAGAGCGACGAGAAGGAGCACGTCCTCTACCAGATCAACCTGGTCTTCATCGTGGTCTTCACCAGCGAGTGCTTTCTCAAAATTATCGCGCTCCGGCAGTACTTCTTCACCATGGGGTGGAACGTCTTCGATTTCATTGTGGTCATCCTCTCCATAGCTG GTCTCATGCTGTCCGACATCATTGAGAAGTACTTCGTGTCCCCCACGCTGTTCCGCGTCATCCGCCTGGCCAGGATCGGGCGTGTGCTGCGCCTCATCAAGGGGGCGAAGGGCATCAGGACGCTGTTATTCGCTTTGATGATGTCACTTCCCGCCCTGTTTAACATCGGCCTGCTCCTCTTCCTCATCATGTTCATCTTCTCCATCTTCGGCATGTCGAACTTCGCCTACGTGAAGAAGGCCGCCGGCATCGACGACATCTTCAACTTCGAGACGTTTGGGAACAGCATCCTGTGCCTGTTTGAGATCACCACCTCGGCCGGCTGGGACGGACTCCTGCTCCCCATGCTGAACAGCGGCCCCCCCGACTGCGACCCCCACGCCGAGAACCCGGGCTCGGATGTGAAGGGCAACTGTGGGAGCCCCGGCATGGGCATCATGTTCTTCTGCAGCTACATCATCATGTCGTTTCTGGTGGTGGTGAACATGTACATCGCCATCATCCTGGAGAACTTCAACGTGGCTCAGGAGGAGAGCGGCGACCTGCTGTGTGAGGACGACTTCGAGATGTTCACCGAGACCTGGGAGAAGTTCGACACCGAGGCCACGCAGTTCCTGGACTACGACCGGGTGTTCGAATTCGTCGACGCCCTCCAGGAGCCCCTGCGCATCCACAAACCCAACAGACTCACACTGATCGGCATGAACCTGCCCGTCGTGAGCGGAGACAAAATCCACTGCGTGGACATCATGCTGGCGGTGACCCAGCACGTCCTGGGCGACACCACCGAGATGGCGGCCATGAAAGAAAGCATCGAGGCCAAGTTCACAATGAACAACCCCACTACCGCGTCCTTCGAGCCCATCACCACCACCCTGAGGAGGAAGGAGGAGGATCGGGCGGCGGCGCTCATCCAGCGAGCGTACCGCAGACATATATTCAAACGATCCGTCCGCCACGCCTGCTACATGCATCGCTCCAAGAGGAAGAACGCCAGGCGGCATGAGGACAACACGCCGCCCGAAACAGAGGGACTGGTGGCGCGCAAAATGAACACCCTGTACGGGAGTAACGCAGACCTGGCTATGGCTTTAGAGCTTCAGGCCAGGCCCACGCCAGCCAACCGTGCCTCATCTGGACTCACAGCGCCGGTCACCTACTCGCGGCCCCAAGGACGAATGATGGTGGTGCCGGTGGAAGTCAGGAGCGATACGGTCCTTCGTTCTACACCCCCGACTATAGGGGACTTCTGA